From bacterium:
ACAATATATTTTCCGTCAGGGGATACTGCAATGCCTCTTAAGGTTCTGTCAGTTAACAGTTTTTTTATTCTGCCTGATTTCAGATCAACTTTAAACAGAGGAACGTCTCCCTTTTGGTTTGCTGTAAAATAGATTGATTTTGAATCGGGAGACCAGACAAATTCGTTTATCCATGAATCCACACTTTCCGTCAGGGTTCTGATTTTTCCTGTGTTTCTGTTGTAAACAGCAAGCCTTATCTTGTCAGATTCATATCCCGGAATTGTCTGTTTTAAAAATGCAATATACTTTCCGTCCGGTGAATATACGGGAGAGCCGTCAAAAGCTCTGTTCTGCTCCGAAATGTTTTTTATGTAACCGTGTTCCGAAGAACATACCCACAGGTCTCCGTTAGTAGATGACCATGGATCAGGATCGTGGTTTGAGACAACACAGAGTTCTTTCCCGTCAGAGGATACTGCATATCCACTACCACCCAGAGAGAATCTCGGCGCATTGTAATCTCCGGGAGTAAGGTCTTTAATGTCTCCGGATTTTACGTCAAGAATAAATGTATGAGTTCTTTTTCCGTCAGCCCATGCTGTCCAGTGTCTGTACAGAAGTTTATCTGCCATGTGAGCCTGAAGGGGGCCGCTTCCCATAGAGTCGCTCTCTTTTTTATTTTTCTCAAAATCAGCTCCGTATTCGGGAAACACATCAGCAGAGAAAACAATATGATTATTATCAGCCCAGATCGGATCTGAAATACCTATTGGGAAATCAGTGATTTTTTCCGGTTCTCCGCCGTTGACAGGCATAAGCCAAATCTGCAGGCCTTTTCCCCTTGAAGATAGGAACATAAAGCTTTTTCCGTCAGGTGACCATCTAGGGTGAAAATCCGCTGCTTTGTTCCGGGTCATTTGAACAATTTCATTATTTGTAAGATCCATTAAAAATATATCGGAATTACTTTGGCCTTTTTTCAGATTGTATTTTGCAACTGTAAATAGAAGTTTTCTGCTGTCCGGAGAAACCTGCGCATCTCCCACAGATTTAATCTTGTAAAGATCCTCAATTGTGAATGCGCGTTTTTGTGCCAGCGCCTGGAAATTAAAGATTAGTAAGATTGACGCTGCTAATAGTAATAGTTTTCTTTTTAACATTTTCCCCTCATTTTAATATTTTCTCATGTTTGATGCTGCAGTAATTTGACACAAAATTGAATACACTTCAGGCAGAATCTAAAAAATTGTAGTTTTTGCAGGAATTCTCCTTTTTTCACCATTTATTATACCCAATTCTGTATTTTCATAATGATCTTCTTTTTTAATTAAAATAATATGGATTTATACAATATGCAAGATTTTTATAGAATTAATTTTGTTGTAATTTAAAAAACATTGACTTTCCAAAAATTAATAATTATACTGATTTAGTAGTTGACTTTAAACATTCCATGAATTAAAACTTTTTATCATAAGTAGTTATAATCTCTATTGAATTAGTTGAAGAAGCCGTCTGGTTAAGTTCTATCACTATTTTGCATGATAATAATGTCTTTCTTAAATAACTATTTGGAGGGGAGTACTATGAAGAATTGTACAACTTTAGCTGTATGCAGGATTGTTATTTTTGTTATAATTTTTATTTTTACTTCTGTTCTATCAGCAGACACATTTATTGTTACAAGCACATCTGAAAATGGTGCAGGTTCATTACGTGAAGCTATCAATAATTCAGATAGTCATACTGGAGCAGACACGATAATTTTTAACATTCCTGCTACAGATGCTGGGTATGATCCCTTAAAGGGTGTTTGGACAATTCAAGTTCAGACACGGTTACCTGCAATTAATGATGACAGTACTTTTATTGACGGTTCTTCACAAGCTATTTTTATTGGTGAGGATAGTAATCCTTTTGGGCCTGAAATAGTTATTAATGGACTCCATGCTGGTTCTTTTGAAGGCCTTGGAATTAACAGCAACTATAATATTGTAGGCTCATTAACGATTAATGGTTTTAGTGCAGGGGGCATAGGTATTTATGGAGATAACAACAAAGTTTACGGGTGTTTTATCGGCCCCGATTACAGCGGAGGGGGCCGTGTATCTGGCCAGGGTTATGGGATTTTTATCAGTATGGGTGCAGCAGATAATATTATCGGAGGCACAGAAGAGGGAGAGAGGAATATAATAAGCGGGAATAAATATTCTGGTTTGGTAATAAGAGGTAGTGCTCATGATAACCATGTATCCGGGAATTATATAGGCATAACAAGTACAGGAACAGATACTCTTGGTAATTTAAATTATGGAATTGAATTGTCTTTTGAAGCCAGGGAAAACATTATAGGGCCTGGTAATGTTATTTCCGGCAATTATAACCATGGAATTGAAATAGTCGAGGTTGGAACTGACAGTAATTATGTAATTGGCAATTATATAGGAACAAATGCAGCAGGAACGTCTTTCCTGCCTAATAAGGCAAATGGTGTGATGATAGACC
This genomic window contains:
- a CDS encoding PD40 domain-containing protein, yielding MLKRKLLLLAASILLIFNFQALAQKRAFTIEDLYKIKSVGDAQVSPDSRKLLFTVAKYNLKKGQSNSDIFLMDLTNNEIVQMTRNKAADFHPRWSPDGKSFMFLSSRGKGLQIWLMPVNGGEPEKITDFPIGISDPIWADNNHIVFSADVFPEYGADFEKNKKESDSMGSGPLQAHMADKLLYRHWTAWADGKRTHTFILDVKSGDIKDLTPGDYNAPRFSLGGSGYAVSSDGKELCVVSNHDPDPWSSTNGDLWVCSSEHGYIKNISEQNRAFDGSPVYSPDGKYIAFLKQTIPGYESDKIRLAVYNRNTGKIRTLTESVDSWINEFVWSPDSKSIYFTANQKGDVPLFKVDLKSGRIKKLLTDRTLRGIAVSPDGKYIV